The following are encoded together in the Streptomyces flavofungini genome:
- a CDS encoding VOC family protein, which translates to MLRLTDFIIDCPDTMKLAAFYSEVTGRPIKDGSSEEWAGIQFGEIELAFIRVDDYRAPRWPDTEHPKQFHLDFEVDEIEPEQRRVLALGATLRQDFIGPEGYGWRIYTDPIGHPFCLCRNKGVVWTDQGPVWPERG; encoded by the coding sequence ATGCTGCGATTGACCGACTTCATCATCGACTGCCCGGACACGATGAAGCTGGCCGCCTTCTACTCCGAGGTGACGGGCCGTCCGATCAAGGACGGCAGCTCCGAGGAGTGGGCCGGCATCCAGTTCGGCGAGATCGAGCTCGCCTTCATCCGGGTGGACGACTACCGCGCTCCGCGGTGGCCCGACACCGAGCACCCCAAGCAGTTCCACCTCGACTTCGAAGTGGACGAGATCGAGCCCGAGCAGCGCCGCGTCCTCGCCCTCGGCGCGACGCTCAGGCAGGACTTCATCGGCCCCGAAGGCTACGGCTGGCGGATCTACACCGACCCGATCGGCCACCCCTTCTGCCTGTGCCGCAACAAGGGCGTCGTCTGGACCGACCAGGGCCCGGTCTGGCCCGAGCGCGGCTGA